One window of Anas acuta chromosome 23, bAnaAcu1.1, whole genome shotgun sequence genomic DNA carries:
- the HEPACAM gene encoding hepatic and glial cell adhesion molecule isoform X2, with protein sequence MWGAVAAPCLLPAAWLLALHAGLLAGVNITSPSALVRGTAGKAALLSVRYASASPDKPVVKWQLKRDKPVTVVQSIGTEIIGNLRPDYRDRIRVLENGSLLISPLQLADEGAYEVEVSITDDTFTGEKTINLTVDIPISKPQVLVASSTVLELSEFFTLNCSHENGTKPTYTWLKDGRPLSNDSRLLLSPDQKILTITRVLMADDDVYSCLVENPISHGRSIPVKLTVYRRSSLYIILSTGGIFLLVTLVTVCACWKPSKKPKQQAEPPPPDYTEQDEEHPKHEAETIPRSTDHDRKAPLALYILKEQDTPAPQEDSPPPAGRSPGRGARRYHRSPAPTRPPRSPPGSPVRSRTAPRLLRATGVPAIREQEEGSALEISA encoded by the exons ATGTGGGGAGCAGTGGCCGCCCCATGCCTGCTGCCCGCTGCCTGGCTCCTGGCGCTGCACGCAG gtCTGCTGGCGGGGGTGAACATCACCAGCCCGTCGGCGTTGGTGCGCGGCACGGCAGGCAAGGCAGCGCTGCTGTCAGTGCGCTACGCCAGTGCCAGCCCCGACAAGCCGGTGGTGAAGTGGCAGCTGAAGCGGGACAAGCCTGTCACCGTCGTCCAGTCCATCGGCACCGAGATCATCGGCAACCTGCGGCCCGACTACCGCGACCGTATCCGCGTGCTGGAGAACGGCTCACTGCTGATCAGCCCGCTGCAGCTGGCTGATGAGGGTGCCTACGAGGTGGAGGTCTCCATCACCGATGACACCTTCACCGGCGAGAAGACCATCAACCTCACTGTGGACA TCCCCATCTCAAAGCCTCAAGTGCTGGTGGCCTCCTCGACGGTGCTGGAGCTCAGCGAGTTCTTTACCCTCAACTGCTCACATGAGAACGGCACCAAGCCGACTTACACCTGGCTGAAGGATGGGCGGCCGCTGAGCAACGACTCCcgccttctcctctcccctgaCCAGAAGATCCTCACCATCACCCGCGTCCTCATGGCTGATGACGATGTCTacagctgcctggtggagaacCCCATCAGCCATGGCCGCAGCATCCCCGTGAAGCTCACTGTCTACC GCCGGAGCTCCCTCTACATCATCCTCTCCACGGGCGGCATCTTCCTCCTTGTAACCCTGGTGACTGTTTGTGCCTGCTGGAAACCATCTAAGAA ACCAAAGCAGCAagcggagccgcccccccccgacTACACCGAGCAGGATGAGGAGCACCCCAAGCACGAGG CCGAGACCATCCCACGCAGCACCGACCATGACCGCAAGGCCCCGCTGGCCCTGTACATCCTCAAGGAGCAG gacaccccagcaccccaggagGATTCACCGCCGCCTGCCGGGCGCTCGCCGGGGCGAGGGGCTCGCCGCTACCACCGCTCGCCCGCCCCCACCCGCCCTCCCCGCTCACCCCCCGGCTCACCTGTGCGCTCCCGCACCGCCCCACGCCTTCTGCGGGCCACCGGTGTCCCTGCCATccgggagcaggaggaaggcagcgcCCTGGAGATCAGTGCCTGA
- the HEPACAM gene encoding hepatic and glial cell adhesion molecule isoform X1: MPAARCLAPGAARRGFSPFSEGRDAAPAVSPPSPGLLAGVNITSPSALVRGTAGKAALLSVRYASASPDKPVVKWQLKRDKPVTVVQSIGTEIIGNLRPDYRDRIRVLENGSLLISPLQLADEGAYEVEVSITDDTFTGEKTINLTVDIPISKPQVLVASSTVLELSEFFTLNCSHENGTKPTYTWLKDGRPLSNDSRLLLSPDQKILTITRVLMADDDVYSCLVENPISHGRSIPVKLTVYRRSSLYIILSTGGIFLLVTLVTVCACWKPSKKPKQQAEPPPPDYTEQDEEHPKHEAETIPRSTDHDRKAPLALYILKEQDTPAPQEDSPPPAGRSPGRGARRYHRSPAPTRPPRSPPGSPVRSRTAPRLLRATGVPAIREQEEGSALEISA, encoded by the exons ATGCCTGCTGCCCGCTGCCTGGCTCCTGGCGCTGCACGCAG GGGGTTTTCCCCTTTTTCGGAGGGCCGGGACGCGGCGCCCGCTgtctcccccccatccccaggtCTGCTGGCGGGGGTGAACATCACCAGCCCGTCGGCGTTGGTGCGCGGCACGGCAGGCAAGGCAGCGCTGCTGTCAGTGCGCTACGCCAGTGCCAGCCCCGACAAGCCGGTGGTGAAGTGGCAGCTGAAGCGGGACAAGCCTGTCACCGTCGTCCAGTCCATCGGCACCGAGATCATCGGCAACCTGCGGCCCGACTACCGCGACCGTATCCGCGTGCTGGAGAACGGCTCACTGCTGATCAGCCCGCTGCAGCTGGCTGATGAGGGTGCCTACGAGGTGGAGGTCTCCATCACCGATGACACCTTCACCGGCGAGAAGACCATCAACCTCACTGTGGACA TCCCCATCTCAAAGCCTCAAGTGCTGGTGGCCTCCTCGACGGTGCTGGAGCTCAGCGAGTTCTTTACCCTCAACTGCTCACATGAGAACGGCACCAAGCCGACTTACACCTGGCTGAAGGATGGGCGGCCGCTGAGCAACGACTCCcgccttctcctctcccctgaCCAGAAGATCCTCACCATCACCCGCGTCCTCATGGCTGATGACGATGTCTacagctgcctggtggagaacCCCATCAGCCATGGCCGCAGCATCCCCGTGAAGCTCACTGTCTACC GCCGGAGCTCCCTCTACATCATCCTCTCCACGGGCGGCATCTTCCTCCTTGTAACCCTGGTGACTGTTTGTGCCTGCTGGAAACCATCTAAGAA ACCAAAGCAGCAagcggagccgcccccccccgacTACACCGAGCAGGATGAGGAGCACCCCAAGCACGAGG CCGAGACCATCCCACGCAGCACCGACCATGACCGCAAGGCCCCGCTGGCCCTGTACATCCTCAAGGAGCAG gacaccccagcaccccaggagGATTCACCGCCGCCTGCCGGGCGCTCGCCGGGGCGAGGGGCTCGCCGCTACCACCGCTCGCCCGCCCCCACCCGCCCTCCCCGCTCACCCCCCGGCTCACCTGTGCGCTCCCGCACCGCCCCACGCCTTCTGCGGGCCACCGGTGTCCCTGCCATccgggagcaggaggaaggcagcgcCCTGGAGATCAGTGCCTGA
- the ROBO3 gene encoding roundabout homolog 3, whose product MLRYLLKTLLQMNLFADSLASEMSNSSELLLGLNGSITALDLHNLTAGNGSHPQLEDSAPRIVEHPSDLLVSKGEPATLSCKAEGRPPPTIEWYKDGERVETDREDPRSHRTLLPSGSLFFLRIIHGRRGKPDEGVYVCVARNYLGEATSRNASLEVAVLRDDFRQPPGDVVVAVGEPAVLECVPPRGHPEPTVSWKKNGALLNDKDERITIRGGKLMMATTHKSDAGIYVCVATNMVGERDSEPAELVVFERPTFSKWPLNQAVLVDEMAEFPCEALGDPQPTARWRKEDGELPPGRWELLADNTLRISRVRVEDEGTYTCVAENSVGKSEASGTLIVRVPPQLVTWPHNQSVPPGHSVTFQCETTGNPPPAVFWQKEGSQTLLFPGQPPQPASRFSVTPGGAMTIAAVQPTDAGYYLCQAISVAGSVLAKALLEVEAAPTEHGPPVIHWGPANHTVLPVGATVWLPCWVAGDPQPHVAWLKDGRAMPGPETRTSLLENGTLQISSLRVTDSGQYECVATSSMGETRWSGTLQVQGELWGCCGTREAMGLGKQLPWVSAPLLTGDGSGLSPPPPEPAILPQPPSTPLVTNVTKSSVTLSWKGNEQSSGTTVTYVVEAFSEAAGGPWQTVAANVEGETHTVSGLVPDTVYLFLVRAVSAHGLSDPSGVSEPIRTQDASPTQPGLNPQQVPTELAQVAVHLQEPVVLPPGAVRLSWTVEPPSPFVQGYQVLYRRRGGRWEARDVRAPGERGALLTGLRRGQDYEVKVRPYFHHLHGPDSAVRALRTPEAAPSAPPRAVSAVGNGTSVRISWQPPPLAEQNGVIRDYRIWCLGNESRFHINQSVEGTVLATVLQGLVPGVPYRAEVAAATGAGVGARSAPVPIHIAPPVEREAGPVGRGGVAEHLAEMARRPAFIAGIGGACWLVLAGFGAWLYGRRRRRKELSHFTASFAYAPTGAPMGAAGPCRGPTALSAQPPSLSALTFLHTPAPARGSPRAAVGGHPWLVDAWCGGGTSSLDTAERYYNEAGISRYIAQTEPFGAGATEGPIYSSIEVGSEELRTFHRPCSQHGLEPLATLYAHMAPGRPEHGKKLGKAVQTPMLSWTELLPPPPSASELSQYAEEEEVKKEEEEEEEVVEEEDEEGSLGLEDRCPLGEDVLQPAASSPATPAGCWSPAVLAPAPREDICSPHRFDSPRLPRRPPHGAGPPPSPPLSSHGPDTSEGHVPRAHRPHGTGKTRSETLKSRPKPKGSRYRREQHLGADLPPPPLPPPGETPSQEPSGAERKAAHRPPRQGDIVPYSKPSFLAHGCSTTGSASSRGSTSSRGHGSGRSRHPDPLSPCPPHEER is encoded by the exons ATGCTGCGGTACCTGCTGAAGACGCTGCTGCAGATGAACCTGTTCGCGGACTCGCTGGCGTCCGAGATGTCCAACTCCTCCGAGCTGCTGCTCGGCCTCAACGGCAGCATCACCGCGCTCGACCTCCACAACCTCACCGCCGGCAACG GGTCCCACCCCCAGCTGGAGGACTCGGCACCCCGCATCGTGGAGCACCCCTCAGACCTGCTGGTGTCCAAGGGTGAGCCGGCCACGCTGAGCTGCAAGGCAGAAGGACGCCCCCCGCCCACCATCGAGTGGTACAAGGACGGGGAGCGGGTGGAGACGGACCGTGAAGACCCCCGCTCCCACCGCACGCTGCTGCCCAGCGgctctctcttcttcctccgcATCATCCACGGCCGCCGTGGCAAACCTGATGAGGGCGTCTATGTCTGTGTGGCCAGGAACTACCTGGGTGAAGCCACCAGCAGGAATGCCTCACTGGAGGTGGCTG tgctgcGGGATGATTTccggcagccccccggggatgtggtggtggcggtgggTGAGCCGGCCGTCCTTGAGTGCGTTCCACCCCGTGGTCACCCTGAGCCCACTGTCTCATGGAAGAAGAACGGCGCCCTGCTCAATGACAAGGATGAGCGCATCACG ATCCGTGGTGGGAAGCTGATGATGGCCACCACACACAAGAGCGATGCTGGCATCTACGTCTGCGTGGCCACCAACATGGTGGGGGAGCGGGACAGCGAGCCGGCTGAGCTGGTGGTCTTCG AACGCCCCACATTCAGCAAGTGGCCACTAAACCAAGCGGTCCTGGTGGACGAGATGGCTGAGTTCCCCTGTGAGGCACTGGGGGACCCCCAGCCCACAGCCCGCTGGCGCAAGGAGGACGGTGAGCTGCCACCGGGAAG gtgggagctgctggctgacAACACCCTGAGGATCAGCCGGGTGCGTGTGGAAGATGAGGGCACCTACACCTGTGTGGCCGAGAACAGCGTGGGCAAGTCAGAGGCCTCAGGCACCCTCATCGTGCGCG TGCCCCCCCAGCTTGTCACCTGGCCCCATAACCAGAGCGTCCCCCCTGGCCACAGCGTGACCTTCCAGTGTGAGACCACAGGCAATCCGCCACCAGCCGTGTTTTGGCAGAAGGAAGGCAGCCAG acGCTGCTGTTCCCGGGCCAGcctccccagccagccagccGCTTTTCGGTAACCCCCGGTGGTGCCATGACCATCGCTGCCGTGCAGCCGACCGACGCAGGCTATTACCTGTGCCAGGCCATCAGCGTGGCCGGTAGCGTCCTGGCCAAGGCACTGCTGGAGGTGGAGGCGG cacccactgAGCATGGGCCACCAGTCATCCACTGGGGCCCCGCCAACCACACGGTGCTGCCAGTGGGGGCCACGGTGTGGCTGCCCTGCTGGGTGGCTGgtgacccccagccccacgtggCGTGGCTGAAGGACGGCCGGGCCATGCCGGGCCCCGAGACCCGCACCAGCCTGCTGGAGAATGGCACCCTGCAGATCAGCAGCCTGCGG GTGACAGACTCGGGGCAGTATGAGTGTGTGGCCACCAGCTCAATGGGTGAGACGCGTTGGAGTGGGACCCTGCAGGTGCAAGGTGAGTTGTGGGGATGCTGTGGGACCAGGGAAGCCATGGGACTGGGGAAGCAGCTGCCATGGGTCTCAGCACCTCTCCTCACAGGTGATGGATCTGGACtttccccaccacccccagagCCTGCCATCCTCCCCCAGCCACCCTCTACCCCTCTGGTCACCAACGTCACTAAAAGCAGTGTTACCCTGAGCTGGAAAGGGAATGAGCAAAGCAGTGGCACAACTGTCACCTATGTTGTGGAAGCTTTCAG TGAGGCAGCAGGTGGCCCGTGGCAGACAGTGGCAGCCAACGTGGAGGGCGAGACACACACTGTGAGTGGCCTTGTCCCTGACACCGTCTACCTCTTCCTGGTGCGGGCAGTCAGTGCCCATGGGCTCAGCGACCCCAGCGGAGTCTCAGAGCCCATCCGCACCCAAG ATGCCAGCCCCACGCAGCCAGGCCTGAACCCTCAGCAGGTGCCAACGGAGCTTGCGCAAGTGGCCGTGCACCTGCAGGAGCCAGTGGTGCTGCCACCAGGTGCCGTCCGCCTCTCCTGGACT GTGGAGCCCCCATCGCCCTTCGTGCAGGGCTACCAGGTGCTGTACCGGCGGCGTGGTGGGCGCTGGGAGGCACGGGACGTGCGGGCACCAGGCGAGCGGGGTGCCCTGCTCACTGGGCTGCGCCGCGGCCAGGACTACGAGGTGAAGGTGCGGCCCTACTTCCACCATCTCCACGGTCCTGACAGTGCTGTGCGTGCCCTGCGCACCCCCGAGGCGG cccccagtgCCCCACCACGGGCTGTCAGTGCAGTGGGGAATGGCACCAGTGTCCGCATCTCGTGGCAGCCGCCACCGCTGGCTGAGCAGAACGGTGTCATTCGTGACTATCGG ATCTGGTGCCTGGGCAACGAGAGCCGATTCCACATCAACCAGAGTGTGGAGGGGACGGTGCTGGCAAcggtgctgcaggggctggtgccTGGTGTCCCCTATCGTGCTGAGGTGGCAGCGGCCACCGGCGCGGGTGTGGGTGCTCGCAGTGCACCTGTCCCCATCCATATTG CACCTCCTGTGGAGCGGGAAGCAGGGCCAGTAGGCCGGGGTGGTGTGGCTGAGCACTTGGCGGAGATGGCGAGGAGGCCGGCCTTCATCGCTGGCATTGGCGGTGCCTGCTGGCTTGTCCTCGCTGGCTTTGGTGCCTGGCTCTATGGCCGCCGCCGGAGGAGGAAGGAACTGAGCCACTTCACGG CCTCCTTCGCCTACGCGCCCACGGGTGCACCTatgggtgctgcagggccctGCCGTGGCCCCACTGCACTCTCGGCCCAGCCTCCATCTCTCTCTGCGCTCACCTTTCTGCACACCCCGGCTCCGGCGCGTGGCAGCCCCAG GGCTGCCGTTGGTGGTCACCCGTGGCTGGTGGACGCGTGGTGTGGTGGTGGCACCAGCAGCCTGGACACTGCTGAGAGATACTACAACG AGGCTGGCATCTCCCGCTACATCGCCCAGACGGAGCCATTTGGGGCGGGGGCCACCGAGGGACCCATCTACAGCAGCATCGAGGTGGGCAGCGAGGAGCTGCGCACCTTCCACCGTCCCTGCTCGCAGCATGGCCTCGAGCCACTGGCCACCCTGTACGCCCACATGGCCCCCGGCCGCCCCGAGCACG ggaaaaaactggGGAAAGCGGTGCAAACGCCCATGCTGAGCTGGAcggagctgctgcccccaccACCCTCAGCCAGCGAGCTCAGCCAGTACgctgaggaggaagaggtgaagaaggaggaagaggaagaggaggaggtggtggaggaagaAGATGAGGAGGGCAG CTTGGGGCTGGAGGACCGGTGTCCCCTCGGGGAGGACGTCCTTCAGCCCGCCGCCTCCTCACCTGCCACCCCTGCCGGCTGCTGGTCCCCTGCCGTGCTGGCACCTGCACCCCGCGAGGACATCTGCAGCCCCCACCGCTTCGACAGCCCCCGCCTGCCCCG GAGGCCCCCCCACGGCGCAGGACCACCACCAAGCCCCCCACTGAGCTCCCATGGCCCAGACACAAGCGAGGGCCATGTGCCCCGAGCCCACCGCCCCCATGGCACAG GGAAAACCCGCTCAGAGACCCTGAAGAGTCGCCCGAAGCCCAAAGGAAGCCGCTATCGCCGGGAGCAGCATCTAGGAG cagacCTGCCGCCACCACCGCTGCCGCCCCCAGGTGAGACCCCCAGCCAGGAGCCAAGCGGTGCTGAGCGTAAGGCTGCCCATCGCCCACCCCGCCAGG GTGACATCGTCCCCTACAGCAAGCCCTCCTTCCTGGCCCATGGCTGCTCCACCACTGGCAGCGCCTCGTCCCGTGGCTCCACCAGCTCCCGTGGCCATGGCTCAGGGCGCAGCCGCCACCCAGACCCGCTGTCACCCTGCCCGCCGCATGAGGAGCGATGA
- the ROBO4 gene encoding roundabout homolog 4 has product MASGWATALRLGLWATALCLGGCHPLGGDAEPHTMVERPAVLRDNFRLQPGDLVATAGQVLELDCVPPAGHPEPRVSWRKDGVTLRPAGGRHQVTRGKLRVAPARRTDAGVYVCVAANAAGERHSRGAHVTVLEKPAIVRQPSDAVVVAGGTVELGCSAQGDPTPRVQWHKENGDLPWGRHEVDQEHTLRLYAVTAADAGTYICTAQSQLGSATATARVQVEDLLPAGRREVTLQDLLAMRLQLDNGTALPTTAAAWLRWRMVTPGPAPEGYAVLYRCLLPVGTAWSQQDVGRELSTVIPALQRGYQYEFKVRPYAKGAWGLDSNSWHLWIPEEVPSAAPQHVTVGQVEPGNSTVVVRWEPPPPDAHNGIIRGYQVWCLGEGWSHPTNRTVDRGTHRLEIPLPVSGARYCIQVAAFNGAGLGVPSNATCSVLEVTAGSTGVVRALRQPAVIAAAGSLLWLALLALLLLLCQRHARQDALARHREGDSDAPWLSSPWKPSCVPQNLSGSSSLSSRLLGSDSRDPQPSPLSSEPPSLSPATSPSCSDHRRGHRKPSTLSPAPWERIHKRELDRVHSTPVVAAGLGTIPIPVSGGEWGTRFGLEAGLLQQKGQDGDAALAGGDLWWLPALISPKARRGSASLASIGTETLVAPRGQPRAWHPAGTRFLATGCPRDLSPVTGNPRDPSPVTRSPRNVSPVPRNPRDMSPVPRRPRDMSPVPRNPRDMSPVLRRPRDMSPVTRSPKDVSLVMRHPKDASLVTRNPRDTSPVTRSPIDTPPVAGSCRDVFLATRHGKDMSPARGCPGNMSPVSRCPEDMSPVIRHSKEMSPVTKRPRDMSPATGHSLLTTYHENKSPVAGHPKDTSPDTKHPRDTFLVTRHPRDVFPDTRYPEDTSVVTRHPRDLATVTGHTKNMLLATRHPEDASPDPAHLSLALSDGVLTPQQVAKDLEQAREAAHPVDTPGMEHPPMSAASPTHPRCVPVPRPLSPPHTYGYICGPSASELGDGEEEEEEEDEEEEKTDVWDQGGSPGGSLLNGWGSVSEGNVPSTRCSLASSSDGSFLLDASFARALAVAVDSLCFSLEDADGALVPVSRQASFPLCGEVALGTGTGSPWARVASKQGGLLARDRRDGNTAAPGI; this is encoded by the exons ATGGCGAGCGGCTGGGCCACAGCACTCAGGCTGGGGCTCTGGGCCACTGCACTGTGCCTGGGGGGCTGCCACCCCCTCGGGGGGGACGCAGAGCCCCACACCATGGTGGAGCGCCCAGCTG TGCTGCGGGACAATTTCCGCCTGCAGCCTGGCGATCTGGTGGCCACAGCGGgccaggtgctggagctggacTGCGTGCCTCCCGCTGGGCACCCCGAGCCCCGTGTCTCCTGGAGGAAGGACGGCGTCACCCTGCGCCCAGCTGGGGGACGTCATCAGGTCACCCGCGGGAAGCTGCGGGTGGCCCCAGCACGCAGGACCGACGCGGGGGTCTATGTCTGTGTGGCGGCCAACGCGGCAGGTGAGCGGCACAGCCGGGGCGCCCACGTCACTGTCCTAG agAAGCCAGCCATTGTGCGGCAGCCAAGTGATGCCGTGGTGGTGGCTGGTGGCACAGTGGAGCTGGGCTGCAGTGCGCAGGGTGATCCCACGCCACGGGTGCAGTGGCACAAAGAGAATGGAGACTTGCCCTGGGGGAG GCACGAGGTGGACCAGGAGCACACGCTGCGCCTCTACGCCGTGACAGCCGCCGATGCTGGCACCTACATCTGCACAGCCCAGAGCCAGCTGGGCAGCGCCACTGCCACCGCTCGTGTCCAAGTGGAGG acCTTTTGCCTGCAGGCCGGCGGGAGGTCACGCTGCaggacctgctggccatgcgGCTGCAGCTGGATAATGGCACCGCGCTGCCCACCACCGCTGCCGCCTGGCTCCGCTGGCGG ATGGTGACGCCAGGGCCAGCGCCAGAGGGTTACGCGGTGCTGTACCGCTGCCTGCTCCCTGTCGGCACCGCCTGGTCCCAGCAGGAtgtgggcagggagctcagcactgTCATCCCTGCGCTCCAACGGGGCTACCAGTATGAGTTCAAGGTCCGGCCCTATGCCAAAGGGGCCTGGGGCTTGGACAGCAACAGCTGGCACCTCTGGATCCCTGAGGAAG TGCCAAGCGCGGCGCCCCAGCATGTCACCGTGGGCCAGGTTGAGCCAGGGAACAGCACCGTTGTCGTGAGATGGGAACCACCTCCCCCTGATGCTCACAATGGCATCATTCGGGGCTACCAG GTCTGGTGTCTGGGCGAGGGCTGGTCGCACCCCACCAACAGGACAGTGGACAGAGGCACCCACCGCTTGGAGATCCCCCTGCCTGTCTCCGGGGCCAGATACTGCATCCAGGTGGCTGCATTCAACGGcgcagggctgggggtccccagcAATGCCACCTGCAGTGTCCTGG AGGTGACGGCAGGGAGCACTGGGGTGGTGCGGGCTCTGCGGCAGCCTGCTGTCATCGCAGCTGCTGGCTCGCTGCTATGGTTGGCCCTgctcgccctcctcctcctcctctgccagcgCCACGCCAGGCAGGATGCCTTGGCACGCCACAG agagggggACAGTGATGCGCCATGGCTCAGCAGCCCCTGGAAACCCAGCTGCGTCCCCCAGAACctcagtggcagcagcagcctcagcagccgGCTCCTGGGCAGCGACAGCAgggacccccagccctccc CCCTGTCCTCGGAGCCACCGAGCCTCAGTCCTGCGACATCCCCCAGCTGCAGCGACCATCGCAGGGGACACCGCAAACCCAGCACCCTGAGCCCAGCACCCTGGGAGCGCATCCACAAGCGAG AGCTGGACCGAGTGCACAGCACCCCAGTGGTGGCAGCCGGACTCGGGACCATTCCCATCCCCGTGAGTGGTGGTGAGTGGGGGACACGTTTTGGCCTGGAGGCTGGGTTGCTtcagcagaagggacaggacgGCGACGCTGCACTGGCAGGAGGGGACCTATGGTGGCTGCCAGCTCTCATCTCCCCAAAAGCACGGCGGGGCAGTGCCTCACTGGCATCCATTGGCACTGAGACACTGGTGGCACCCCGAGGGCAGCCCCGCGCCTGGCACCCTGCAGGGACTCG GTTCCTGGCCACTGGGTGCCCAAGGGACTTGTCCCCAGTTACTGGAAACCCAAGAGACCCGTCCCCAGTCACCAGGAGCCCCAGGAACGTGTCCCCAGTCCCCAGGAACCCCAGGGACATGTCCCCAGTCCCGAGGAGGCCCAGGGACATGTCCCCAGTCCCCAGGAACCCCAGGGACATGTCCCCAGTCCTGAGGAGGCCCAGGGACATGTCCCCAGTCACAAGGAGCCCCAAGGATGTGTCCCTGGTCATGAGGCACCCCAAGGATGCATCTCTGGTCACCAGGAACCCCCGGGACACGTCTCCAGTCACCAGGAGCCCCATAGACACGCCCCCAgtagcagggagctgcagggatgtgTTCCTGGCCACCAGGCACGGCAAAGATATGTCACCAGCCAGGGGGTGCCCTGGGAATATGTCCCCTGTCAGCAGGTGCCCTGAGGACATGTCCCCAGTCATTAGGCACTCTAAGGAAATGTCCCCAGTCACCAAGCGCCCCAGGGACATGTCTCCAGCCACTGGGCACTCCCTGCTCACCACATATCATGAGAACAAGTCCCCAGTTGCTGGGCACCCCAAGGACACATCACCAGACACCAAACATCCGAGGGACACGTTCCTGGTCACCAGACATCCCAGGGATGTGTTCCCAGACACCAGGTACCCTGAGGATACATCTGTGGTCACCAGGCACCCCAGGGATTTGGCCACTGTCACTGGACACACCAAGAACATGCTCCTGGCCACCAGGCACCCTGAGGATGCGTCCCCAGACCCTGCCCACCTTTCGCTGGCACTCAGCGATGGGGTCCTCACGCCACAGCAGGTGGCCAAGGACCTGGAGCAGGCACGGGAGGCCGCCCACCCCGTGGACAccccagggatggagcatccccCGATGTCAGCGGCGTCCCCAACACATCCCCGGTGTGTCCCTgtgccccggcccctctccCCTCCGCACACCTATGGGTACATCTGCGGACCTTCTGCTTCAGAGCTGGGcgatggggaggaggaggaagaggaggaggacgaggaggaagagaagacagaCGTGTGGGACCAGGGGGGCTCCCCAGGGGGGTCTCTGCTGAATGGCTGGGGCTCCGTCTCAGAGGGAAATGTCCCCAGCACCCGCTGCAGCCTGGCGAGCTCTTCTGATGGCTCCTTCCTCCTCGATGCCAGCTTTGCCCGGGCTCTGGCTGTGGCTGTTGACAGCCTCTGCTTCAGCCTCGAGGATGCCGATGGAGCCCTTGTCCCCGTGAGTCGCCAGGCATCATTCCCTCTCTGTGGGGAggtggccctggggacagggacgggcagcccctgggccAGGGTGGCCAGCAAGCAGGGCGGGCTCCTTGCCAGGGACAGGAGAGACGGAAACACGGCAGCCCCCGGCATATAG